In the genome of Nonomuraea sp. NBC_00507, the window ACGGGCTCGGCCGCGTCGAGCAGGGCAAGCAGACCCCGGACGAGGCGTGGGCGCAGGTGCTCGAGGACGTCAAGAAGATCAAATGAGCACCCTTCCCCTCGCTCTCACGCGACGGCGTAGGCGCAGCGTGCGGCACACCCTCGACGTGAGGGTGTCGCCGTACGCCTACGTGGCGCCGTTCTTCCTGCTGTTCTGCGCCTTCGGGCTGTTCCCGCTGGTCTACACGGCCTGGGTGAGCCTGCACGAGTGGACGCTGCTGTCGGAGACGCAGGAGTTCGTCGGCCTGGGCAACTTCTCGGCGCTGCTGGCCGACGCGTACTTCTGGAACGCCACCTTCAACACGCTGTCCATCGGCGTGCTGTCGACCGTGCCGCAGTTGGCGCTGGCCATCTGGCTGGCGCACCTGCTCAACCGGCGGCTGCGCTTCCAGACGTTGTTCCGCGTGTCGTTGCTGCTGCCGAACGTCACCAGCGTCGTGGCAGTCGTGGTGATCTTCAGCCAGCTGTTCGGTCGCGACTTCGGAATGATCAACTGGGTGCTGTCGTGGTTCGGCGTCGGGAACATCGACTGGGCGGCGGGCACCGCGACCTCGCACCTCGCCCTGTCCGTGATGATCATGTGGCGCTGGACCGGCTACAACGCGCTGATCTTCCTGGCCGCCATGCAGGCCGTCCCGCGCGAACTGTACGAGGCCGCCACGCTGGACGGCGCGAGCACCTTCAAGCAGCTGCGCAGCATCACGATCCCGATGATCCGGCCGACGATCGTCTTCGTCGTCATCGTCTCCACGATCGGCGCCATGCAGATCATCGCCGAGCCCATGTTGTTCGGGCAGAGCAGCGGCGGCGGGGGCGGCATCGCCACCGGCGGCCCCGACCGGCAGTTCCAGACACTCGCGTTGTTCGTCTACGAGCAGGGCTTCGCGAACTCGACGTTCGACTTCGGCTACGCCTCAGCCGCCTCGTGGCTGATGTTCCTGGCCGTGGTGGTCGTCGCCGGCATCAACTTCCTGATCACCCGCCGGGTGAAGGGCGGGCTGGTATGAGGTTGCGTTATCTGACCCTGACCGCCGTGGCGTTCTTCTCGGCCTTCCCGCTGTACTACAGCGTCGTGGTGGCCTCCAGGCACAACTCGGCGCTGGCCCAGGTGCCGCCGCCGCTGATCCCCGGCGGAAACTTCTTCGCCAACGTCTCCCGCGTCTTCGACACCGTCCCGTTCGGCCTCGCGCTGGTCAACTCCGTCATCGTGGCGGGGTCGATCTCGATCGCCGTGATGTTCTTCTCGACGCTGGCCGGGTTCGCCTTCGCCAAGCTGACGTTCAGGGGCAGGAACATCATGCTCGTGATCACGGTCGCCACCATGATGGTCCCGGCGCAGCTCGGCATCATCCCGCTCTACATGCTCATGGTGAAGCTGGAGTGGACCGGCACCAACTACGCGTTGATCGTGCCCGCGTTGGTCAACGCGTTCGGCGTGTTCTTCATGACGCAGTACCTGTCGCGCGCGCTGCCCACCGAGCTGCTGGAGGCCGGGCGGGTGGACGGATGCTCGACGTGGGGACTCTTCTGGCACGTCGTGTTGCCTGCCGCACGGCCCGCGGCGGCGGTGCTCGGCATGCTGACGTTCATGTCGGCCTGGAACGACTACTTCTGGCCGCTGGTCGTGCTGAACCCGGACAACCCCACGGTCCAAGTGGCCTTGTCGACGCTGGCCAGCGGGTACGTCAACGACTACGTGCTGGGGCTGGCCGGCACCGCGATCGGGACCCTCCCGCTCGTGGCCGTCTTCGCCCTGTTCGGCAAGCACATCATCGGCGGAATCATGCAAGGAGCGGTAAAGGGATGATCTTTCCCGAGGACTTCGTCTGGGGAGCCGCGACGGCCTCCTATCAGATCGAGGGGGCGGTCAAGGAGGACGGGCGGGGCCAGTCGATCTGGGACACCTTCTCCCACACCCCCGGGAACGTGGCCGATGGCGACACGGGTGACGTGGCGTGCGACCACTACCACCGCTACAAGGACGACATCGGGCTGATGCGCGAGCTGCGACTGGCGGCCTACCGGTTCTCGATCGCGTGGCCGCGCATCCAGCCCGACGGCGCGGGGTCGATCAACCCGCGCGGGCTGGCGTTCTACGACAAGCTCGTCGATGAGCTGCTTGCCGCCCAAATTACGCCCTATGTCACGCTTTATCACTGGGATCTTCCTCAAGCTCTCGAAGACCGTGGTGGTTGGACAAATCGGGATACGGCCTATCGGTTCGCCGACTACGCCGCGGTCGTGCACGACCGGCTCGGCGACCGCGTCCGCGACTGGGCCACGCTGAACGAGCCGTGGGTCGCGGCGTACCTCGGCTACGGCAACGGCGTGCACGCGCCGGGCCGCCGCGACCCGGCCGACGCCCTGCGCTCGGCGCATCACCTGCTGCTCGGCCACGGGCTCGCCGCGCGCCGGCTGCGCCCCGGCAGCGTCATGCTGGTGGTCAATTCCGCGCCGGTGCTGACGCCCGCCCAGGTCAACGACCCTTCTGCGGTGCCGAGCGAGGCGGACGCGGCCGCGGTCCACCGCATCCACGCGCTGCTGACCAGGCAGTTCCTGGACCCGGCCGTGCACGGCACGTACCCGCCTGAGGTCCTGGAGGCGGCGGCGCGCAACGGCGGCACCGGCCACATCCTGGACGGCGACCTGGCGCTCATCAACGCGCCGATCGACCTGATCGGCATCAACTACTACAACCCGTGCGTCGTCGAGTCCGGGCCCGGCCTGCCCGCCGACGCGGCCTGGCCCGGCTCTGAGGGCGTGCGCTTCGCCGCCGCGGACGCGCCGACGACCGCCATGGGCTGGCCGATCGTCCCCGACGGCCTGTCCCGGCTGCTGGTCCGGCTTTCCCGGGACTATCCCCAGATCGGCCTCATGGTCACGGAGAACGGCGCGGCCTTCGACGACGTCGTGGAGGACGGGCGGGTGCACGACGCGGACCGGCTGGCGTACCTGGACGGGCACCTGCGCGAGGTGTGGCGGGCCATCGAGGCGGGCGCGTATCTACGCGGCTATCTGGTCTGGTCGCTGCTGGACAACTTCGAGTGGGCCGAGGGGTACCGGCGGCGGTTCGGCATCGTGCACGTGGACTACGCGACGCAGACGAGGGTGCTCAAGGACAGCGCTCTGTGGTACCGCGACGTCATAGGCAGGAACGGCCTGTAGATTTTTCATGTGAATCCCCTCATGAGACGCCCGACCCTGGAGGCGGTCGCCGCCCGGGCGGGGGTCTCGCGTGCCACCG includes:
- a CDS encoding GH1 family beta-glucosidase; translation: MIFPEDFVWGAATASYQIEGAVKEDGRGQSIWDTFSHTPGNVADGDTGDVACDHYHRYKDDIGLMRELRLAAYRFSIAWPRIQPDGAGSINPRGLAFYDKLVDELLAAQITPYVTLYHWDLPQALEDRGGWTNRDTAYRFADYAAVVHDRLGDRVRDWATLNEPWVAAYLGYGNGVHAPGRRDPADALRSAHHLLLGHGLAARRLRPGSVMLVVNSAPVLTPAQVNDPSAVPSEADAAAVHRIHALLTRQFLDPAVHGTYPPEVLEAAARNGGTGHILDGDLALINAPIDLIGINYYNPCVVESGPGLPADAAWPGSEGVRFAAADAPTTAMGWPIVPDGLSRLLVRLSRDYPQIGLMVTENGAAFDDVVEDGRVHDADRLAYLDGHLREVWRAIEAGAYLRGYLVWSLLDNFEWAEGYRRRFGIVHVDYATQTRVLKDSALWYRDVIGRNGL
- a CDS encoding carbohydrate ABC transporter permease translates to MRLRYLTLTAVAFFSAFPLYYSVVVASRHNSALAQVPPPLIPGGNFFANVSRVFDTVPFGLALVNSVIVAGSISIAVMFFSTLAGFAFAKLTFRGRNIMLVITVATMMVPAQLGIIPLYMLMVKLEWTGTNYALIVPALVNAFGVFFMTQYLSRALPTELLEAGRVDGCSTWGLFWHVVLPAARPAAAVLGMLTFMSAWNDYFWPLVVLNPDNPTVQVALSTLASGYVNDYVLGLAGTAIGTLPLVAVFALFGKHIIGGIMQGAVKG
- a CDS encoding carbohydrate ABC transporter permease, coding for MSTLPLALTRRRRRSVRHTLDVRVSPYAYVAPFFLLFCAFGLFPLVYTAWVSLHEWTLLSETQEFVGLGNFSALLADAYFWNATFNTLSIGVLSTVPQLALAIWLAHLLNRRLRFQTLFRVSLLLPNVTSVVAVVVIFSQLFGRDFGMINWVLSWFGVGNIDWAAGTATSHLALSVMIMWRWTGYNALIFLAAMQAVPRELYEAATLDGASTFKQLRSITIPMIRPTIVFVVIVSTIGAMQIIAEPMLFGQSSGGGGGIATGGPDRQFQTLALFVYEQGFANSTFDFGYASAASWLMFLAVVVVAGINFLITRRVKGGLV